A section of the Malaclemys terrapin pileata isolate rMalTer1 chromosome 15, rMalTer1.hap1, whole genome shotgun sequence genome encodes:
- the LOC128823363 gene encoding zinc finger protein 771-like, translating into MRIHQRTHTGERPHRCADCGKGFAHSSSLSKHQRTHTGERPHCCADCDKSFVQSSVLRRHRRTHTGERPYHCADCGKCFGQGSILRRHQRTHTGERPHRCADCGKCFGQISNLIVHQRTHTGERPHRCADCGKGFVQISHLRVHQRTHTGEGPHHCADCGKHFARLANLIQHQITHSSAPLPRPGPKELLAASGPGTAPARVDQGVVLCP; encoded by the coding sequence ATGAGAATCCATCAACGCACACATACAGGGGAGCGGCCGCATCGCTGTGCTGACTGTGGCAAGGGCTTTGCACACAGCTCAAGCCTCAGCAAACACCAGCGCacacacaccggggagcggccgcaCTGCTGTGCTGACTGTGACAAGAGCTTTGTACAGAGCTCAGTCCTGAGAAGACACCGGCGCACGCACACCGGAGAGCGGCCGTATCACTGTGCTGACTGCGGCAAGTGCTTTGGACAGGGCTCAATCCTGAGAAGACATCAGCGcacgcacaccggggagcggccgcaCCGCTGTGCTGACTGTGGCAAGTGCTTTGGACAGATCTCAAACCTGATAGTCCATCAGCGTacgcacaccggggagcggccacATCGCTGTGCTGACTGTGGCAAGGGCTTTGTACAGATTTCACACCTGAGAGTCCATCAGCGCACACACACCGGGGAGGGGCCGCACCACTGTGCTGACTGTGGCAAGCACTTTGCTAGGTTGGCCAACCTCATCCAGCACCAAATCACgcacagcagtgcccctctgccaaggCCAGGGCCTAAGGAGCTTCTGGCAGCCAGTGGGCCTGGCACAGCACCAGCACGTGTGGACCAGGGAGTGGTCCTGTGCCCATGA